The Dehalococcoidales bacterium genome includes a window with the following:
- a CDS encoding DAK2 domain-containing protein: MKKIGNVAGQDLRDMFSAATTWLEKSSADIDALNVFPVPDGDTGTNMMLTMRSTMEEAYRAPDHSASGVAHAMAKGALMGARGNSGVILSQMWRGLAEGLEGKESFTAADMAEALHKSAAVAYRGVSNPVEGTMLTVMKDAAIEAKKQVKLGTDDIVTMLEATVNAAGDSVARTPRLLRVLKDAGVVDAGGQGIYTILEGALRYLKGETELMRLRKPQIIVSEMPLTAPLPQTAGVDEVPFGYCTEFLVKGKDLDPEVIRKRLEKKGESLIVVGDEAAVRIHIHTLEPGNIIQLATKLGTLHQMSIRNMDEQHQDFLEMQKERMPTTDTSVIAVASGDGLKDVFGSLGAAAVVSGGQTMNPSTKDILLAVESTASDNVIILPNNKNIILTAEQVQSLTQKKVKVVPTRTIPQGVVALLAFDYEADFKANAEIMEKALSSVKTIEVTRAVRATKINGLQIKRRQPIGLLDDALVAAGETDLDVINKIMAKINTKNAEVVTIYYGAETPVEEAEQVSAAITEQYSHLQIELIKGNQPHYSYIISVE; encoded by the coding sequence ATGAAAAAAATCGGTAATGTAGCAGGGCAGGACCTGCGGGACATGTTTTCCGCCGCCACGACCTGGCTGGAAAAGAGCTCCGCGGATATAGACGCCCTGAACGTTTTCCCGGTGCCGGACGGCGATACCGGGACCAATATGATGCTTACCATGCGCTCGACGATGGAGGAAGCCTACCGCGCCCCGGACCACAGCGCCTCCGGCGTGGCGCACGCCATGGCTAAAGGCGCCCTGATGGGCGCCCGGGGCAACAGCGGCGTCATCCTCTCGCAGATGTGGCGGGGCCTCGCGGAAGGCCTTGAAGGAAAAGAGTCTTTTACAGCCGCCGATATGGCTGAAGCCTTACACAAATCGGCGGCTGTGGCATATAGAGGGGTGAGCAATCCGGTGGAAGGCACCATGCTTACCGTGATGAAAGACGCCGCCATCGAGGCCAAAAAACAGGTCAAGCTGGGCACGGATGACATCGTGACCATGCTGGAAGCTACCGTGAACGCCGCCGGCGACTCCGTGGCGCGGACGCCGCGCCTGCTCCGGGTGCTCAAGGATGCCGGGGTGGTTGACGCGGGGGGCCAGGGCATTTACACTATCCTGGAAGGAGCCCTACGTTATCTCAAGGGGGAAACCGAGCTGATGCGACTGCGCAAGCCGCAGATAATCGTCAGTGAAATGCCGCTGACCGCGCCGCTGCCGCAGACCGCCGGCGTGGATGAAGTGCCTTTCGGCTACTGCACGGAATTCCTTGTCAAAGGCAAAGATCTGGACCCGGAGGTCATCAGGAAGCGGCTGGAAAAGAAGGGCGAATCGCTAATCGTCGTCGGTGATGAAGCGGCGGTACGTATCCATATTCACACTCTGGAGCCGGGCAATATCATCCAGCTGGCAACCAAGCTGGGCACGCTGCACCAGATGAGCATCCGCAACATGGATGAGCAGCACCAGGACTTCCTGGAGATGCAGAAAGAAAGAATGCCCACCACGGACACCTCCGTTATCGCGGTGGCGTCCGGGGACGGGCTGAAAGACGTTTTCGGCAGCCTGGGTGCCGCAGCCGTCGTATCCGGCGGGCAGACGATGAACCCCAGCACCAAGGACATTCTACTGGCGGTGGAAAGCACTGCCTCGGATAACGTTATCATCCTGCCCAACAACAAGAACATCATCCTTACCGCGGAGCAGGTGCAGTCGCTGACGCAGAAGAAAGTCAAAGTCGTGCCCACCAGGACCATCCCCCAGGGCGTGGTGGCCCTGCTCGCTTTCGACTACGAGGCGGACTTTAAAGCCAATGCGGAAATCATGGAAAAAGCCCTTTCCTCCGTTAAGACGATTGAAGTGACGCGCGCCGTGCGCGCCACCAAGATAAACGGCCTCCAGATAAAGCGCCGCCAGCCCATCGGTCTCTTGGATGATGCCCTGGTGGCGGCTGGGGAGACCGACCTGGATGTCATTAACAAGATTATGGCCAAGATAAATACCAAAAACGCCGAGGTGGTCACCATCTACTACGGCGCCGAGACCCCCGTGGAGGAAGCGGAACAGGTGAGTGCCGCCATCACGGAGCAGTATTCCCACCTGCAAATAGAGCTTATCAAGGGGAACCAACCGCATTACAGCTATATTATCTCCGTAGAGTAG
- a CDS encoding DegV family protein, translated as MTVKIVTDTLSDITSDLAAKLDVTVIPLYVRFGEEMYRDRIDITSEDFYRRLVNEPKLPSTTQPTPNDFAAVYRKLAEETDEILVVVVSSKLSGTYQSATQAKEYLKGHCHIEVIDSLQVAMGQGLLVIAAAKMVRDGANLMQVADMVRSAMSRVHLIAYFDTLKYLAKGGRIGKAQGLLGSVLSVKPILTTKEGEMAPLTRVRSMAAGLDYLYNVAAGIKKIEGMAVEHATTPADADKLVERLGAIYPREKIYRSVISPVVGTYSGPKALALTVLEAEK; from the coding sequence ATGACGGTAAAAATAGTAACGGATACACTCTCCGATATCACCAGCGACCTGGCTGCCAAACTGGACGTAACCGTTATTCCCTTATACGTGCGGTTCGGCGAAGAGATGTACCGCGACCGCATCGATATCACCAGCGAGGATTTTTACCGCCGCCTGGTTAACGAACCGAAACTGCCGTCCACCACCCAGCCCACCCCTAATGATTTTGCCGCCGTTTACCGCAAGCTGGCGGAAGAAACGGATGAAATCCTGGTGGTGGTGGTGTCCAGCAAGCTTTCCGGCACCTACCAGTCCGCCACCCAGGCTAAAGAATACCTGAAAGGCCACTGCCACATCGAGGTTATAGATTCGCTCCAGGTGGCGATGGGGCAGGGACTGCTTGTCATTGCCGCCGCTAAAATGGTCAGGGATGGGGCGAACCTGATGCAGGTGGCGGATATGGTGCGCAGCGCGATGTCCCGCGTCCACCTGATAGCCTATTTCGACACATTGAAATACCTGGCCAAGGGCGGGCGCATCGGCAAGGCCCAGGGTCTGCTGGGCTCGGTGCTGTCCGTTAAACCCATTTTAACTACCAAAGAAGGCGAGATGGCCCCGCTGACGCGGGTACGCTCGATGGCCGCCGGTCTGGACTACCTCTATAACGTGGCGGCTGGAATCAAAAAGATAGAAGGAATGGCGGTAGAGCACGCCACCACCCCCGCCGACGCCGATAAACTGGTGGAACGCCTGGGGGCCATTTACCCCAGGGAGAAAATCTACCGTTCCGTCATCAGCCCGGTAGTAGGCACCTATTCTGGCCCCAAGGCGCTGGCTTTGACCGTACTTGAAGCTGAAAAGTAG